Part of the Verrucomicrobiota bacterium genome, TCAGCGATTTCGCCGCTTCGGCCGGGTTTTTCGCTGATTGACTCCTTCGAGCGGATCATACCGGTAAGCGAAGCCTTCCAGCTTCGCTTTCGGCACTTCCCGTTTTATGTAAGACTCAATTGCCATCAGAGCGCTGGTTTCATCAGGAGCCTGCAGTGTCACCGCATTCCCCTCCCGTTTCGCCCGACCAGTCCGGCCGATCCGGTGAACATAGTCTTCGGCATGCTGGGGGACGTCGTAGTTTACCACGTGGGTGACGTCTGCAATGTCGAGCCCGCGCGAAGCGATGTCAGTCGCTACCAGAATCGGGATTTCGCCCTTCTTAAATTTTTCGAGCGCCTTCGTGCGGTCCTTTTGAGAAAGATCGGAGTGAATGACGCCAACGTTAAATCCCCGTTCCATCAGCCACCGTGCCACTCGATCCGAACCTCTTCGCATCCGACAAAAAATCAGGGTGTTTTTCGCCTCAAACTGGTTCAGCAGTGAAACCAGCAGATCGAATTTCTGCATCGCGTTTACCGGATACACCTCATGCTTGACCGTTGATGCAGGGGAGAGGTTCTGTCCGATCGAGATGTTCACCGGATCCTTTAACGCCCAATTCGCAAGGCGTTGAATTGTATCAGGGACGGTTGCTGAGAACAGGAGAGTTTGTCTTCCTTTCTTGGAGCACTTCTTCACGATTTTCCGAACGTCTTCGATAAATCCCATGTCCAGCATGCGATCGACTTCATCCAAAATCAGGATTTCAACGTCGTTTAGGGAGGCTGTCCCCTGCTGGACGTGATCCAGTAAACGCCCCGGCGTAGCGACAATCACATCCATTCCACGTGCGAGGTCCTCTTTCTGTTTGCCATAACCAACTCCTCCATGAAGGAGAGTAATCCGGAGATCGAGGTGTTTACCATACGCACGAAAGTTCTCTTCTACTTGAGCGGCCAACTCCCGGGTAGGGCCAATCGCAAGACAACGGCACTTCCCATGTTCTCCCAAACGTTGAATGGTTGGGAGTGCGAAAGCCGCCGTCTTTCCGGTTCCCGTCTGGGCAGAGCCTATCACATCCTTCCCCTCAAGAATAACCGGAATAGCCTGTTCCTGGATAGGTGTTGGCGAGTCGTAGCCGATTTCCTGAATCGCTTCGAGGATTTCGGGCCGAAATGGGAGGTCTGCAAACTTCATGTGGTTAGGGCGAAGAAGCGGTTCTTCTCCAGTTCAGCTCTCCTTCGCATTTTTAAAAACCTCAGAGCAAAGACCTTGGGACCTTCATTGGCGAGGACGATTTTTGGGGAGATGGGACAACGAGCAGCGTGATCTGCTGCTCCCTTTCCCGAGTCCACCGGACGGCGACCTACGCTTCCTGAAAAGCCAGAAGTCCTTCTCGCCACTTGTCGGGGACACCGTTTTCAGCCCCAAGAAGAGATCCCACAACTGCGCCCCGGTGACAATTGTCTCCGCCACATCGGGCATTCGCAAGGATACCCGC contains:
- a CDS encoding DEAD/DEAH box helicase, whose product is MKFADLPFRPEILEAIQEIGYDSPTPIQEQAIPVILEGKDVIGSAQTGTGKTAAFALPTIQRLGEHGKCRCLAIGPTRELAAQVEENFRAYGKHLDLRITLLHGGVGYGKQKEDLARGMDVIVATPGRLLDHVQQGTASLNDVEILILDEVDRMLDMGFIEDVRKIVKKCSKKGRQTLLFSATVPDTIQRLANWALKDPVNISIGQNLSPASTVKHEVYPVNAMQKFDLLVSLLNQFEAKNTLIFCRMRRGSDRVARWLMERGFNVGVIHSDLSQKDRTKALEKFKKGEIPILVATDIASRGLDIADVTHVVNYDVPQHAEDYVHRIGRTGRAKREGNAVTLQAPDETSALMAIESYIKREVPKAKLEGFAYRYDPLEGVNQRKTRPKRRNR